In Episyrphus balteatus chromosome 4, idEpiBalt1.1, whole genome shotgun sequence, the sequence GTTCtttaaaatctttaaagttAAAGGGCCCCgcaataaaataaatcattgaAATGTGAGAAAAAAGACACAAggattaaataacaattttttatttacgagtaaagtttcattttatttgcgacttttacATTTCTTTCATTGATTTTTCAATGAATGTCAAACATTTGGGAACTAACGCAGATACTCCAGGATATTTTTCAGAACCACAATGAAATCCAAACGATGTGATACCGATCAGACATTTACTCGGCTCTTCTATTATCATGGGGCCACCAGAGTCACCTTCACATGCATCAGATCCATTGCCCTTGAGGCAAATCATACATTCCTTAATATTTTTTCCGTAAGCTGTTTTGGAGCAACTTTCGTGCGACATAGTTTCAACTTTCGCCATCTTAAGGACGGGTGATAAGTCTTCACCATCATTTTTCATCAATCCCCACCCACTGATGAAAGCTGGAGTTCCATCTTTTGGTGTTGATGTACAGAGTTCAATGGCTTTTACTGAATTACCGAATATTAAAGGAGAAGATAGTCTGATAACTGCTGCATCGTAATCCATTAGTTCGCTATTAAAGAGCGGATGGATTTTGTAAGCCTTGACATCCTTCACAGTACCACCAGATTCGTGTTTTGAAGAACCGACACGTACTTGCAAATCACTCACTTTAGGTTTGTCTTCAACGCAATGAGCTGCTGTCAAAATGTGGGTTGGGGAAATTATGCTGCATCCACAAACGTGGTGTTTTTTTTCCATAATAGAACATTGATGTGGGAATTCGAGAATATTTGCCGTTTCTCCATTAACTATGCGATCGGTATTCTCTAGAGTACCAAAAGCACACACAAGGCAAACAAAGCTCAAAGCAGCAACAAGTCTTAAACTACTTTTGTTagtttgcgaaattatctcattgaGGCAGTGGATTTAGGAAGAGCTGTGTCGTGATAACAACTGTGAAACTTCATCGAACGCGAGCTGTTTTCTTAAGATCAATTTTAACTATGCACtcattttgcacttttgaaagtttatgttgtgtgtgtgttttattaACATAAACATTGCCACTTAGTTAGGAACTGCAATTTCCTTAAAGCGACTTATTTTGATTGAAGCATGTGGCAATTAATACCAAACACGGCGAACCCCAAGTGTGGAGCAATAAATATGAAGCAATTAATTGGAAGAGTTGTGGGGGCAACTCTAGGATTCGGAACTAATGCATTGGAAGACAAAATGCAATAAGCAGTGAGACACACAGAGTTCATAGCGCGATACAAGCACTTGAGGAATTACAATACAATTTCTCAAAACTTTGGCAATCCCTCAAATATCCAAATGCATTCGGAGAGAACATTAGGTAACGACCCTAAGCAAAACTCGGtctttttgagtgaatttttgatcaaaaactttcaaaaccagatcccaacgtcccccagtcactcaatttggatactatttagcatctgtgagaccatttggtgagaaaagtaaggaagcattcaaaggattagctgaaacgagtcttatagGAAGAGTGGATAAGATTCGGCccaaatgttgcaaaaaatctagtaaaatcaatgccttcaagtgagtttgacctcgtcaagtctagggggtagcctaaaatatattaattcccaaaaaaatttaggtatttatacttttaacatcgattttcatagttttttcttctgTGTATACTTAGACTTACTTttgtaatgcgaaattttgtactgtgtttagttttttgtcactttttcatttagtattgattatttgacaaatttttttttgtaaatatgtaggcaatgattaatgaaataaaaccacatttaaatttttttcgaaaatgtgttagatttttttttgaggtcttggTTAAACAAAGTTAAAGGTGTatctgtatacttacttttgtgactgagagcgaaattcatagtcgttacttgagggaattgaaaatagggctgtcacttgagtaaagaaaaatcttgtcttgaggaaaattttttctcaaacttgaaaatttgtctgatttgaattaactgtcatcgaaaaaacatttttttaataattcgcaCTCGTTTGATGTCACATATAATCGTCGAATTCGTCGTCCCACTCGTACAAATCAATCAAATATTcgcaattaatttattttattataaaattagtgcaacttttaattgttaaataagaaaaacaaacgcTAGCAATGACACTTGCGTTTTAATGTCAACTGACtgaaaaacaagtaaaaaagccTCCTCAGACATTCACTTGACAAAAATTTCGACTCAAGTGATGACTATGAATAAGGATTCGCTTGAGCGAATGCTtaagatatttctcaacttgagtgacgactatgaattccgcccTGAGTGTACTTAGAGctgttt encodes:
- the LOC129919639 gene encoding trypsin alpha-like, whose amino-acid sequence is MEKKHHVCGCSIISPTHILTAAHCVEDKPKVSDLQVRVGSSKHESGGTVKDVKAYKIHPLFNSELMDYDAAVIRLSSPLIFGNSVKAIELCTSTPKDGTPAFISGWGLMKNDGEDLSPVLKMAKVETMSHESCSKTAYGKNIKECMICLKGNGSDACEGDSGGPMIIEEPSKCLIGITSFGFHCGSEKYPGVSALVPKCLTFIEKSMKEM